Proteins encoded in a region of the Eulemur rufifrons isolate Redbay chromosome 15, OSU_ERuf_1, whole genome shotgun sequence genome:
- the PLA2G7 gene encoding platelet-activating factor acetylhydrolase isoform X1, giving the protein MVAPKLHALFCLCSCLALVHPFDWQDLNPVAHIKSSAWINKIQGLMAAASCGQTKIPRGNGPYSVGCTDLMFNHTKEGTFLRLYYPSQDDDRLNTPWIPNKEYFFGLSKFLGTHWLMGKILAFLFGSMTTPANWNSPLRTGEKYPLIVFSHGLGAFRTIYSAIGIDLASHGFIVAAVEHRNGSASATYYFKDQSAAEIGNKSWLYFRTLKSGDDVKSERNKQLRHRAKECSQALDLILDIDHGKPVKNVLDLEFDVGQLKDSIDRKKVAIIGHSFGGATVIQALSEDQRFRCGIALDAWMFPVGDEVYSRIPQPLFFINSERFQYLDNIKKMEQCYLPDKERKMITIRGSVHQNFADFTFATGKIFGYIFSLKGDIDSNVAIDLSNKASLAFLQKHLELHKDFDKWDCLVEGVDKNLIPGSNINTTDQHATLQNSTGIRKQN; this is encoded by the exons ATGGTGGCACCCAAATTGCATGCGCTTTTCTGCCTCTGCAGCTGCCTTGCACTGGTTCATCCTTTTGACTGGCAAGACCTAAATCCTGTTGCCCATATTAAGTCATCAG CATGGATCAATAAAATACAAGGCCTGATGGCTGCAGCAAGCTGTGGCCAAACTAAAATCCCCAGAGGAAATGGACCTTATTCTGTTGGTTGTACAGACTTGATGTTCAATCACACTAAAGAG GGCACCTTCTTGCGTTTGTATTATCCATCTCAAGATGATGATCGCCTTAACACCCCGTGGATCccaaacaaagaatatttttttggtCTTAGTAAATTTCTTGGAACACATTGGCTTATGGGCAAAATTTTGGCCTTCTTATTTG GTTCAATGACAACCCCTGCAAACTGGAATTCCCCTCTGAGGACTGGTGAAAAATATCCACTAATTGTTTTTTCTCATGGTCTTGGAGCATTCAG GACAATTTATTCTGCTATTGGCATTGACCTGGCATCTCATGGGTTTATAGTTGCTGCTGTAGAACACAG AAATGGATCTGCATCTGCAACTTACTACTTCAAGGACCAGTCTGCTGCAGAAATAGGAAACAAGTCCTGGCTCTACTTTAGAACCCTAAAATCAGGTGATGATGTGAAATCTGAACGAAATAAACAG TTACGTCACAGAGCAAAGGAATGTTCCCAAGCTCTCGATTTGATTCTTGACATTGATCATGGAAAGCCAGTGAAGAATGTATTAGATTTAGAGTTTGATGTGGGACAACTGAag GACTCTATTGATAGGAAAAAAGTAGCAATAATTGGACATTCTTTCGGTGGAGCAACAGTTATTCAAGCTCTTAGTGAAGACCAGAGATTCAG GTGTGGAATTGCCCTGGACGCATGGATGTTTCCAGTGGGTGATGAAGTCTATTCCAGAATTCCTCAGCCTCTCTTTTTTATCAACTCTGAACGGTTCCAATATTTAGATAATATCAAAAAAATGGAACAATGCTACTTgccagataaagaaagaaaaatgattacaaTCAG GGGTTCAGTCCATCAGAATTTTGCTGACTTCACTTTTGCAACTGGCAAAATATTTGgatacatattttcattaaaaggAGATATAGATTCAAATGTAGCTATTGATCTTAGCAACAAAGCTTCATTGGCATTCTTACAAAAGCATTTAG AACTTCATAAAGATTTTGATAAGTGGGACTGTCTGGTTGAAGGAGTTGATAAGAATCTTATTCCGGGGAGCAACATTAACACGACCGACCAACATGCCACTCTACAGAACTCTACGGGAATACGGAAACAGAATTAG
- the PLA2G7 gene encoding platelet-activating factor acetylhydrolase isoform X2, giving the protein MCIASLLLPVNPAWINKIQGLMAAASCGQTKIPRGNGPYSVGCTDLMFNHTKEGTFLRLYYPSQDDDRLNTPWIPNKEYFFGLSKFLGTHWLMGKILAFLFGSMTTPANWNSPLRTGEKYPLIVFSHGLGAFRTIYSAIGIDLASHGFIVAAVEHRNGSASATYYFKDQSAAEIGNKSWLYFRTLKSGDDVKSERNKQLRHRAKECSQALDLILDIDHGKPVKNVLDLEFDVGQLKDSIDRKKVAIIGHSFGGATVIQALSEDQRFRCGIALDAWMFPVGDEVYSRIPQPLFFINSERFQYLDNIKKMEQCYLPDKERKMITIRGSVHQNFADFTFATGKIFGYIFSLKGDIDSNVAIDLSNKASLAFLQKHLELHKDFDKWDCLVEGVDKNLIPGSNINTTDQHATLQNSTGIRKQN; this is encoded by the exons ATGTGCATTGCCTCGCTTCTTCTTCCCGTGAACCCAG CATGGATCAATAAAATACAAGGCCTGATGGCTGCAGCAAGCTGTGGCCAAACTAAAATCCCCAGAGGAAATGGACCTTATTCTGTTGGTTGTACAGACTTGATGTTCAATCACACTAAAGAG GGCACCTTCTTGCGTTTGTATTATCCATCTCAAGATGATGATCGCCTTAACACCCCGTGGATCccaaacaaagaatatttttttggtCTTAGTAAATTTCTTGGAACACATTGGCTTATGGGCAAAATTTTGGCCTTCTTATTTG GTTCAATGACAACCCCTGCAAACTGGAATTCCCCTCTGAGGACTGGTGAAAAATATCCACTAATTGTTTTTTCTCATGGTCTTGGAGCATTCAG GACAATTTATTCTGCTATTGGCATTGACCTGGCATCTCATGGGTTTATAGTTGCTGCTGTAGAACACAG AAATGGATCTGCATCTGCAACTTACTACTTCAAGGACCAGTCTGCTGCAGAAATAGGAAACAAGTCCTGGCTCTACTTTAGAACCCTAAAATCAGGTGATGATGTGAAATCTGAACGAAATAAACAG TTACGTCACAGAGCAAAGGAATGTTCCCAAGCTCTCGATTTGATTCTTGACATTGATCATGGAAAGCCAGTGAAGAATGTATTAGATTTAGAGTTTGATGTGGGACAACTGAag GACTCTATTGATAGGAAAAAAGTAGCAATAATTGGACATTCTTTCGGTGGAGCAACAGTTATTCAAGCTCTTAGTGAAGACCAGAGATTCAG GTGTGGAATTGCCCTGGACGCATGGATGTTTCCAGTGGGTGATGAAGTCTATTCCAGAATTCCTCAGCCTCTCTTTTTTATCAACTCTGAACGGTTCCAATATTTAGATAATATCAAAAAAATGGAACAATGCTACTTgccagataaagaaagaaaaatgattacaaTCAG GGGTTCAGTCCATCAGAATTTTGCTGACTTCACTTTTGCAACTGGCAAAATATTTGgatacatattttcattaaaaggAGATATAGATTCAAATGTAGCTATTGATCTTAGCAACAAAGCTTCATTGGCATTCTTACAAAAGCATTTAG AACTTCATAAAGATTTTGATAAGTGGGACTGTCTGGTTGAAGGAGTTGATAAGAATCTTATTCCGGGGAGCAACATTAACACGACCGACCAACATGCCACTCTACAGAACTCTACGGGAATACGGAAACAGAATTAG